The Deltaproteobacteria bacterium IMCC39524 genomic interval CGATATGTGCATCGTGGCTGAAAACAATTGCTCCCACCGTACTCTGGATGGGGATATCCTCTGCGCCCTGATGACAACTTATGCAATCGGCTTTGACACTGAAGGCATTATCGCCATCATGGCAGGCACCGCAGGACTCTCCGCTTTCCATCTTTTTCATGCCGACCTGGGTGCTGTTAGCCTTGGCCCTGAAGGTCTCCGGATGACATTCGTCGCAACCGAACATTTCGGTGTGGACGACATGGCTGAAGACTATCCCACCCACCGTACTCTGTATCGGGATATCTTTCGTGTAGGTAAATTCACCAAGATGGCAGGTGGTGCAATCTTCGCCAACACCAAAAGCGGTGTCACCATCGTGACAGGCACCACACGACTCACCGGCTTCCATACGCTGCATACCCACCTGGTTGCTATTGGCTTTGGCGACAAAAATATCCGGGTGACATTCTGCACAACCTAACATTTCGGTGTGAATTGTATGGCTGAAGGGAACAGCGTTGACATCTTTGGCCTGTATGGCCATATCAGCAGCATTGCTGTGACAGGTCACACAGTCGCCGCTGACGCTGAAGGCGCTATCGCCGTCATGGCAGGCCCCGCAGGACTCTCCGTCTTCCATCTTCTTCATGCCGACCTGGTTACTGTTAGCCTTGGCTTTGAAGATATCCGAATGGCACTCATCGCAGCCGAAGGCATCGGTGTGCACATCATGACTGAAGAGGATTTCGCCGACCGGGCTCTGCATGGCGATCGCCCCGGCACTCGTATGACAATTACTGCAGTCACTTTTGACGCTAAAGGCACTGTCTCCGTCATGGCAGGCGCCACACGACTCGCCCTCTTCCATTTTTTTCATACCAACCCGGTTACTGTTGCGTTCTGGCACAAACAGGTCGGAGTGACATTCATCGCAGCCAAACATGTCGGCGTGAACGTCGTGACTGAACATGACTTTCTCGGCAATACCGTAGTTAATTTCCACATCACCGGCGTGGCAGGTGGTACAGTCTTCACCAACGCCGAAAGCTTTGGTGTCATTATGACAAAAACCGCAGGATTTACCGCTTTCCATCTCCGCCATGGTGAAAGCAGGATTCTTCTTGGTGACAATGTGAAAGGCTTCATTGTGACAGGTCGGGCAATTCTTGCCGATAGACTCCATCTCCATATGGGCAAAGTGGCTAAACTCTACCTTGCCTACAGAGTCAGTTTGCAGGTAGACTTTATCTTTGATCCAACGACCGTACAAAACGGAAGGGAGAGCCACCATCATAAGAACTGCGAGTATCATCCAACGCCGTGTCATAAATCTTCCTCCATCAGCAAGTTTGGGCAACATTATACTGATTTTACCTGTCCGACCAACCTTTTAATTTAACATCACCAAACGGCAAACGTCTGCATAACGTCGTGGTTTAAAAAGCAACTTTCATGCCACAGAAGAGGCCTATTGCAGAGTTTCACACTTAAAGTTAAAGAAACGAATGATTTCGCAGAAAGCTGCAGAGGACAAATCCCAACTTTCTGATTTTAAAGAGAGAAAAAATGGACCATCGCAGTACAGAGAACCTTTTTGCAGTCGTTTCACCCGGACTCGAAGCCGTTTGTGCAGACGAAATGACCGCCCTTGGCCTGCCTCCTCAAGAAGTCATTGCTGGCGGAGTCGTTTTTTCCGGAAAATTACGCGATGTCTACCTGGCCAACCTTTGGCTCAGAACCGCCAGCCGAATTCTGGTTCGCTTCGCCGAGTTTAAAAGTCGCGATTTTCCTGATCTTTATCATCGGGCGCATCGCCTTCCATGGGGTCGCTTCATTAAACCGGAGACGTCCATTGCCTTTCGCGTCACCTGTCATACCTCGCGACTTAACCACACCGTGCGAATTGCTGAGACACTTGAATCAGCAGCCAACCAGGCGTTGGGACGCTCGACAAACCCTGTCGGCAAAGACCCGCAAATGGTGATGGTCAGGGTTGTCGATGACAAGGTCACAATCTCGATCGACAGCTCCGGTGAGCTTTTGCATCGTCGGGGTTATCGTCAATCCGTAACAGCCGCGCCATTGCGAGAAACTTTGGCGGCCGGGATTCTGATGTTGCTGGGCTGGCAAGGGACTTCGCCATTGACAGACCCGATGTGCGGTTCCGGCAGTTTTCTTTTGGAAGGGGCCCTCCTCGCACAGAATCATGCGCCGGGGCTGAATCGCTCTTTTGCCTTTATGAATTGGCCCGGCTTCCGCGAAGGCTTATGGACCCTCCTTTCTGGTGAGGCGAAACGAGCCACCAAGAAAGTGCCCCTGACCATCAGTGGCAGAGATGAAAGCATCAGGGCTGTCACCGCAGCAAAAGATAATTGCCAAAGAAACGGCTTTGCCGAGCAGATCAAGATTGAGCAGTGTGCCCTTGCCGAGCAAGCAGTCCTTGAAGGACCGGGCCTGGTCATCTGCAATCCTCCCTACGGCAAACGCCTCGACCTTGGAGAAAACCCCGAGGGCTACTACAGCGAGCTCGGTCAGCAGTTGCAAAGGGCTTACCCAGGCCGACAGATTGCAATGGTCTGTCCAAGCCAGGCGCTCATCAAAGCAACCGGGCTACCTCTCAAACAAATTGCCAGCCTGGACAACGGCGGGCTTAAGGTCGGACTCTTTGCAACCGAACCAGGCCAATAACGACTCGCAAAAGTTTGCATGTTCTTGCTTGCACTCGATTAAAAAGTCAGTTATAGTCCGCATTCTTCTTCCTCCGGGGAGAATAATTGTCTAAGAAAGCGAGGTGATTGCAGGTGGAGATCCATGTCGTCGACAACAATGTCGAGAAAGCCATACGGGTTCTCAAGCGCAAATTGCAACAAGAAGGCCTTTTCCGTGAAATGAAGCAGCGCAAGTTCTACGAAAAGCCTAGCGTTAAGCGTAAGCGCAAAGAGAAAGAAGCCCAACGACGCCTGCGTAAGAAAATGCGCATGATGCGCAAAGACTAATCATCGCGTTTCGTTGATTATAGAAAAGGCCGAACCCCATAAAGGGTTCGGCTTTTTTTTGTTCTGGCTTGAGCATTATTTAGGGGGAGGTGTTTGTCTTTTTGCTGCTTAAAAGCAATTCCGAGAGGCCCCCTAAAACGGGCCGGATTCCATCCTCTTCAGACCATAGAAGCCACTGAAACCAGGCGAAAGAATATGCCCTCCGCCAGGAGAAGGCACTTTTGCATACTTTTGCTGCCGGGCAAAAGTATGGCGTTTGGCGGTACGCGAACCGCCGGTTCAGACTTATTTCTTAACATAACAATCTAAAGCCCCATTATGAACCGGGACAGTCCCCATAACAGGAGAGGAAAGGTCAAAAGCTAAAGGACCTCGGGAAACACAACCTTCTCAGCAACACCCTCCGGACCCAACCCACCTTCCTCTAAGCACTCAAGAAAATCAGCCCGAGAGATCTGGCAGGCACCCATGCTGAAAAGATGGGGATTTGGAACCTGGCAATCGAGCAGAACAAAGCCTTCTTGCGCCAGGTAACGTGCCAACTGTGCCAGAACCACCTTGGAAGCATTGTTCTGGGTGTGAAACATCGACTCGCCAAAGAAAAACTTGCCGAGAGCCACTCCGTACAGGCCGCCGACCAGTTCATCAGCACACCATGCCTCTATGGAATGGGCAAAGCCGAACTCGTGCAAGCGTTGGTAAGCAGCCTGCATATCCTTAATCAACCAGGTCTCCTCACCAACCTCGAGCCGCACGTCTGCGCAGGCGGCGATCACACGTGAGAAAGCACGATTGCAGGTCAGCTGAAAATGACCTTGCCTGATGACCCTCTCGAGTCGACGGGAGATGTAGACATGGCGAGGTATCAGTACGCAACGCGGGTCAGGCGACCACCACAAAACCGGTTCATTTTCACCGTACCAGGGAAAGATGCCGAGCTGGTAAGAGAGAACCAGCCTTTCCGGGGTGAGATCACCACCAACAGCCAGGAGACCTTCCCGGGTCGCCCTCTTCGGATCGGGGAAAATCAATTCATTGGAGAGTCGGTAGACAGGCATCAGAAGAGAGGGACGCGGGACGCGGAACGAGGGACGAGAGAATCAAAAGCATAGGATTTCATGGTGTTCGCGTTCCCCGTACCACCTTCCGCGTCCCGAATGTCAGCTATAGCTGAAATTAAGTTTACCCGCTTTACAGGAGATACGGACCTTACCTCCACCGGCCAAGCGACCGAAGAGGATTTCATCCGCCAACACATTACCGATTTCACTCTCGATCAGACGTCCGAGCGGTCGCGCCCCGAAGACCGGGTCGTAGCCACGCTGCGCCAGATCTCGCCGTGCACCGTCGGTCAGACGCAGGGTCACTTTGCGCTCCTGCAGCGAAGCCTGCAATTGACGAATAAACTTATCGACAACGCGGGCCATCACGTCTTCGTCGAGGGAACGGAAGGAGATAATCGCATCCAGACGGTTACGGAACTCTGGCGAGAAGGTTTTCTCTACCGCCTGACGCGCCTCACCAGGGAGACGATCACCAAAACCGATCGGCGCACTGCTCATCTCCCGGGCACCGACGTTGCTGGTCATAATCAGGATCACGTTATGGAAATTGGCCTGGCGACCGTTGTTGTCCGTCAACGCGCCATGATCCATTACCTGCAAGAGGATATTGTAGATGTCCTCATGGGCCTTTTCGATCTCATCGAGCAGCAACACGGCATGCGGATTGCGAATCACGGCATCGGTCAGCAAACCGCCCTGTTCAAAGCCGACATAACCCGGAGGTGAACCGATCAGACGAGACACGGCATGCTTCTCCATGTACTCGCTCATATCGAAGCGCAGAAACTCTATGCCCATCTGCGCCGCGAGTTGTCTGGCCACTTCGGTTTTCCCGACACCGGTCGGCCCGGTAAAGAGGAATGAGCCGGTCGGCTTCTCGGGTTGGCCGAGACCGGCACGGGCACGACGAATCGCCTGGCAGATCTGGGTAATGGCCGCATCCTGGCCAAACACCTGGCGTTTGACAGAGCGGTCGAGATCCTTCAGTTTACGTCGATCCGTCTGGGCCAGTTTGCGTGCCGGGATACGAGCCATTCCGGCGATCACGGCCTCGATATCGGGAACGCCGATCCTTGCCCGCTTGCGAGGATAGATCCGCAACCGGGCCCCGGCCTCGTCAATCACATCGATCGCCTTATCCGGCAGGCGACGGAAGTTAACGTGTCTTGCAGAAAGATTGGCTGCCGCTTCAAGGGCCGCCGTTGTATATTTCACTCCGTGGTGTTCTTCGTAGGCATTTTTGAGGCCTTGCAGAATCTCAACGGTTTCTTCGACAGTCGGCTCCAGCACGTCGATCTTCTGGAAACGCCGAGACAAAGCCCGATCTTTCTCAAAGAGGTTCTTGTATTCCTCGTAAGTGGTGGACCCGATGCAGCGGAGTTCGCCTGAGCCCAGCCCCGGCTTGAGGATATTGGCAGCATCCAGCGAACCACCGCTGGTCGCACCGGCGCCGACGATCGTATGAATCTCATCAACCACCAGAATCGCCCGCGGCCTTTTAGACAAGGCTTTCACCACCGCTTTGAGTCGCTCTTCAAAATCTCCACGGTACTTGGTTCCCGCCAGCAGAGCACCCATATCGAGCGCAAAGAGTTCAGCATCATGCAAGAGCTCCGGGACATCCTGCTCGAGAATCCGCAGTGCCAGACCCTCGGCGATGGCGGTCTTTCCAACTCCGGGTTCACCGACCAGAACCGGGTTGTTCTTGCGACGACGGCAAAGGATCTGCACCGTACGCTCCAACTCCGCGGCCCTGCCAACCAGGGGGTCTATCTTACCCTTGGCGGCCCGTTCAAGCAGGTTGACCGTAAAAGCTTCCAGCGGGTCAACCTTTTTGGCCGGTTTGCCCTCTTGTGATTTGCGTGGTTGTTCTTCAGACTCGCGTTGCTCAGGCTCGACGTCTTGCAGTGGAACCTTGCTGATGCCATGAGAAACGTAATTCAGGATATCGAGCCGGGATAAGCCTTCAGCCTTGAGAATCTGTGCAGCCAAACAATCTTCCTGCTCCAAGAGCGCCGCCAGGATATCACCAACACCGATCTCATCGCCGCCGGACGCCTGCATATGGGACACTGTCCGCTGCAAAACATTCTGTAAGCCGATCGTTTGCTCGGGCATCTCTTCGTCAAGGTGCTCCAGCGATTCAAGATGCTGTTCGAAATAAAGCTCCAGGTCCGTGCGCAGCAGATCAACATCGCCACCACAGGCCTGCAGGATTTCCTGGCCATGCTCGTCAAAAAGCATGGCATAGAGAACATGCTCAGTCGTCAAGAACTCATGGCGACGACGCTGAGCCTCGCGAACTGCAAGGGAAAAGGTTATTTGAACATCTTGATTAAACATCTATTTCAGTAACTCCACCCAGGTAAAGACAACCCTGGTTTGCGGTTAACGTTTCCTTTATTACATTCTAGCAGAAATTAAGCTTGCTCCAGAGAACACCGCAAAGGAAAACCTTCCCTGCGAGCCATATCATGCACCTTGCTCACCTTGGTTTCAGCAACTTCGAAAGGGTAAACTCCGCACATACCCGCCCCCTTAAAATGGATATGCAACATGATCCTATTCGCCTCGGTTGGCGATTTGTGAAACACAGCAATCAAGGCCTCGACCACGAACTCCATGGTCGTGTAATCATCGTTGTGCATCAGAACAGTAAACAACGGCGGCCGTTTGATACTGGCACGACTTTTATCCTCTGATCGGGTCTGATTTTCAGCAGTCGGCTTTGCCATCTTTTCACCTGCATCCATTCAACACACTACAAATCGAAAAGCTGTCGACTGGCCCTGGCAACAACTCCACAAGACCAGACCCATTAAAAGAATTCTATAGTAGCACAAGCAATCGGGGGCTGTCATCGCCACCCGCAAGCCGACTTGACTTAAACGGAAACATATATAAAATGAGATGGTAAATACTTTGCGGACTGATCCCACTCTTCAGCCCGATACCATGTTGCTTGCAGGCAATTCAAGTCATTATTGAGGGCCCTTTATGCCCAAACCTGAACTGAGAAAAAAACCACTCTTGTTTTTGTATTGCTGTTTCTTCGCCGGAGCGCTCATCGTTGCTTCGGTCACAGCCCTGGAACGCAGCTTTCACGATCTACCGATAGAGCTTGGCCAGCTATGGTTGCCGATTATCTTCGGAGGGCTCATCGGCGTCCTCTTCGGTCGTTCTGACATCCGCATGCGTGTCATGAGCCATCGCCTCGAAAACAGCGAAAAGCGCTTTTTTCAATTCTACCAGAAGACTCCGGCCATGCTTCATTCCATGGACAGAGAAGGCCGTCTCCTCTACGTCAGCCAATCATGGCTTGACGCTCTCGGCTACGAACGCGAAGACGTCATCGGTAAAGATTTCTTCGAACTTGTCGTCGATGACACTATTGACAAACTTCGCACAGAACATTTTAACCGGCTGAAGACCCTTGGCGAGATCCGGGACAGAAACTACCTCTTGCGCCAGAAAGACGGATCAAGCATTGCAGTCGCCATCTCCGAGGTGGCTCAACGGGATGCCGACGGTCAACTGACTGAAAGCCTGGCGGTCCTCAATGATCTGACCAATCATCGCGCTGCTGAGGAACGCATTGAAAAACTGGCCTACTATGACACCCTGACCGGCCTGCCCAACCGTGCCCTTATGAACGATCGCATTCTGCAATCAGTGGCCCTGGCACGACGTGACAATCGCCAGGTCGGCGTCTTCTTCTTCGATCTTGACCGTTTCAAACTGATCAACGACACCCAGGGTCACGCCGTCGGTGACATGGTGTTGCGGTCTGTCGCACAGCGCCTGAAAAAATTTATTCGCGAAGGTGACACCTTTGCCCGACTCGGCGGAGATGAATTCGTTATCATTCAAGCCGACCCGAATCATGACCCCAACTTCACCACCATGGGGCGACGTATTCTGGAAACTCTGGGACTGCCCTTCCAAATCGACAGCCGGGAGTTTTTCACGACGGCCAGCATCGGTGTCGCAATCTACCCGGTTGACGGCGATGATCCGCAAACGCTGCTGAAAAGCGCTGACACCGCCATGTATGTGGCCAAAAGTCGTGGCCGTAACAACATCCAGTTTTTTTCAGATGACATGAACGCAGCCGCGGTCGCCAAAACCAATCTTGAGAGTCGCCTGCGTCAGGCGCTGAGCAGCGGTGAATTACAGCAGCACTACCAACCTCAGATTGATCTAGCCACAGGCAAGGTGAGCGGCGTCGAGGCCCTCCTGCGCTGGTACGATCTGGAAGGCAACCTGATCCCCCCCGGAAAGATCATCAGTGTTGCAGAAGAAAGCGGGCTGATTTTCCCCCTGGGAGAATGGGTATTGCGCACGGCCTGTGCTCAGTCCAGGACCTGGCAGGAGGCCGGCCTGCCACCACTGCGCATGGCTGTGAACCTCTCAGGATATCACATCCGTCAAGCAAACTTCATTGATCACATCGAAGAGATTCTGAAGGACACCGGCATCGCATTCAACGCTCTCGAGATAGAGATGACCGAGAACTCGGTTATGGGCCATGTCAACGACAGCATCATGGCCCTGACAGACCTTAAAATTCGAGGCATCAGCCTTGCGATTGACGACTTTGGTACAGGTTACTCGTCACTCCTGTATCTCAAACACTTCCCGATTCACCGTATCAAAATTGCCCAGGAATTTGTTCGCGACATTATTCACAACCCTGATTACGCGGCGATTGCTGAGGCCATTTTACTGATGGCGAACAGCCTGAACATATCGGTGACGGCCGTCGGAGTTGAAGACCCCAAACAGTTGGAGTTCTTGCGTGAAAGAAGCTGTGATGAGGTTCAAGGCAAGCTGTTCGGTTCTGCCATGAATGCGGAAGAGATGACTGCCTTCCTGAAAGAGGCAAACCTTTTACCCAAAACCTTCGGCAGGAAGACAGGATTCGACAAGATAAAAACAGAGGGCTCCAAGAGAATCCACTAGTCGATCGGAACCATCCCGCCCGAACGAAAGGTTTCCACCAGACCCGGCTCGGCAAGCAGAGCCAGAACGGCAGCGCTTAATCGCCTGGGCCGATGATCGAGCCCCAGCTCCTCCAGTGCACCGCCCAATTCCGTATAAACCGTATCGATCAATTGTTTCTGGAAGAGATTCATTTCCACGCACGGCGCACCATCCAGGGGTGCCATGGCGACGGCATCATGACAAACTTCAGGGTCTGTAGAGGTGATTGAACGGCACAAGAGTGGCCGCACGGAGTGAATCATACAACCCCCTTTCGCATCCAGGAAGGCACAGGGGACACGTACAAAAAGACGTTCTTCATCATCCAGCCAGCGCGTTCGAGTGAGGAGGTCCTTTAACCGGGCACGCAGGCTGTCGAGCTGTTGGTCTGAGAAACGCCGCCTTAAAAACCAAGCGATCGTGATTGCTTCAGGGAAGAGAACAGTAACATTCAACACACAGCAGGCCCCACACCCAGGGCCGCAGGCGACCTGTGCCCTTTCTGCTGAGTCACCGAAGCGGGTCAGGTCTCTCTCCGTAGCCACGGCCAGCAAATGCATCCGCCCGGAGATTTCTGCAGACCCGCCACCGGAGCACAGCAACGCTTTGGAAACCTTGCGGACCTGCATTGCGTAACCAGAAAAATCAAACGATTCCTGCATGCCGTCTCCCTGGGACAACGAAAGAGCACATCATTGCAGTGAAGAGTTGTTAATATACCCTATAATCACAAGACTGTCACATTTCGAGGCTCCACCGGGAGATTGCCCCGGGAGAGTAATGACAGCATCAGAAAAATGTATTAGGATGGCGATGTTTGCCGAGATGCTCTTTCAACCCCTTATGCAGAGGCAGTCTAAACTCGCGGATATGGAGAGATTATCATGTGGCGTATTGCACTATTGGTTCTGCTTGCCCTGGCAGTCAGTCTGCCTACTTATGCCAAATCCAGCAAGCACAACAAAACAGAGAGACTCAACAAACAACAGCAGGCGGAGAGAAGTCGTGAAGAAGTCTTCAGCCCTGCCGAGCGCAATATGATTCGTGCTCAGTTGCAGCAGGAAGAACGTAAAAAGAAGCAGAAAAAACATAAAAACCTTCCCCCCGGGCTACAGAAGAAGGTCGCTCGCGGCAAAGAACTACCACCCGGCTGGCAGAAGAAGGTTGCTCCAGGAGATAGCCTTGATTACCAGGTTTATCGTCAAGGACTAAGCCTCCCGGAAGAAATCTTGCGGCGACTGCCACAGCAACCGACCGGCTCAGAAATTATTCAGGTAGACGATAGAATTATCCGCCTCAACTCCGCAACCCGGACCATTCTCGACGTCTTCAACCTGAACCCGACTCCCTAACTAAGGACGCGGCAAAATGCAAGAGAGCACCCACACGCCATTGATCGGCTACCTGCTTTGGCTTTTCGGTTTCACCGGAGCACACCGTTTCTACTACGGCCGACCCATCTCCGGAACAATCTACTTCTTTACACTGGGCCTCTTCCTCATCGGTTGGCTGGTTGATCTTCTGCTTATCCCGGGCATGGACAAGGAGGCAGACCAGCGCTTTTCCTCGGGTCCCGTCGACTACAATACCGCGTGGATTCTGCTGACATTCCTCGGACTGTTCGGTGTGCATCGAATGTATATGGGCAAATGGCTGACCGGCATCCTCTATCTGGCGACCGGAGGTTTGTTTGGCGTAGGTTATATTTACGATTACTGGACACTCAACGATCAACTCTCTGAACTTAACGCATAATTCTTCTAGATCACGGAGCAAAACATGATTACCCATCTTGTACTTTTCAAGTTCAAACCGGAAACGACCGAAGCAGAGATTCAACAGCTGGCTGAAGGGCTGGGAGGGCTGCCGCAAAAGATCGAAGAGATTCGCGAGTTCCGGTTCGGCACAGACGTCATCCACTCTGAACGCTCCTACGATTTTGGCCTGGTCTCCAGCTTTGACGATCTTGACGCTCTGCAACGTTACCAGGTACATCCTGAGCATCAAAAAGTCGTCGCCCATGTCAAAGCGATCACCTCGGGCGTCGTTGCTGTCGACTTCGAAGGTTAAGTAAAAACTTTGATCGCAAAGTCACAGGGAAACAACGAAGGCGTCATCAAGTTTCACCTTGATTTCCGTGCAGGCCCCGCGCCAGAAGAGAGTCTTCTTCTGGAGTTAAATGCCTGGCGCACCAGGTTCCTTGAGCTTGGGCTAATCGGTCAAGATCCTGACCGTTACGAGGGCTACGGTTTCGGCAATCTCAGCCGCCGCCTGCCGGGCCAGAGGGGGAATGCCTTTTTAATCAGCGGCACCCAGACCGGCCACCTGGACGCGTTACAGGCGAACCATTACGCCACAGTCCTGCAATGCAACCCCGCGAAAAACCAGCTGCAGGCCACAGGGCAGATCAAACCGTCATCCGAAGCCCTCTCTCACGGCATTCTTTATCAGGTCAGCCCGAACATCCACTGGGTCATGCATCTGCACAGCCCGGACATTTTCAACAATTGCAGAAGCCTGGGCCTTCCGCGCACCGACCCTTCTGCCGCCTATGGCACACCGGAAATGGCCTCTGCAATCGAAGCCCTGGCTAAAGAGCGGCAAGACTGCCATTCCTCTCTCCTGGTCATGGGAGGGCATCAAGACGGTATTCTGGCCTACGGTGGTGTTGCAGAAGCAACCGGCGCTCTTGTCATAAGGACCCTGAACAGAGCATTACAGGAAGCACCTTAACAAACGCTGCAAGCGATACGGGCGCAGCAATCATCTTGAGGTTGTTTTTCTGAAAACACTTTAAGTGTAGTGAATTATCCTGTCACACTCCTCTTGCAGGCTTATCCACAGACTGTTATCTTTGCTTGTCGAACTCAACCGGCCCTGGAGAAATCACAGAACCTGAGGCCACTGATGCGGGTTCAACCTCTTTTTCGGAGTTCATCATGACCGCTGCACCAGAACTACCCTGGCTTTTCGCCGCTCTGACCGTGGGCTTTTTCTTCGGACTCCTGCCAGCCATCATGCTGATAAAAACACGCAGCGAAGCAGCGAGAATGTCAGGACGACAGGAACTCTCTACAGAATTGGCAATTTTAGAGGAACGCCTGGCCGGACGTGAGGAGCAGCTGCGTCAGCAGGTGGTCGAGTTAGCCGAGCAGCAAAATCAGGCGGCAAAGCTACAGGAAGAGAAGACCCTGCTGGAAAGGGAGAAAGTGCGCCTCGACACAGAGCTCAAGGAGGAGATTCGTCGGTCTGATGAGAGTCTCAAAGTCCTGAATGACACCAGGCAAGAGATGCAGGTTCAATTTGAGAATCTGGCCAACCAGATTTTTGCCGAAAAAACAAAGACCTTTGCCGACCAGAGCAAAGCCAACCTGGCTACAATCCTGACACCTTTCAAAGAGAAGATTGCCGAATTCGAGAAAAAAGTCACCGACGTTTACACCACCGAAGGTAAAGAGCGCCACTCGCTGATCAAAGAGGTACAACGCCTTCAGGAGCTGAATCAGAAGATTGGTGAAGACGCCGAGAATCTTACCAAAGCGCTCAAGGGTGACACCAAGACGCAGGGCACCTGGGGTGAGATTATCCTGGAACGCATCCTCGAGGAATCCGGCCTGCGCAAAGGTCTCGAATATGACACACAAGGCGGCTTCAGAGATGGCGAAGGCAAACTACTGAAACCCGATGTCATTGTCCATCTTCCGGAAGAGAAGGACATCATCATCGACTCAAAGGTTTCCCTGGTTGCCTATGAGAAATATATGCGTGCGGTAACAGATGAGGACCGCGAGCGGGCGGTCAAAGAACACCTGATTTCTATCAATGGCCACCTGAAAGGCCTGGAGTCTAAGAAGTACGATGAGCTGCCGGGCGTCAAGAGCCTGGACTTTGTCCTCATGTTCGTGCCGATCGAAGGCGCCTTCATGCTGGCGATCGACAAAGACAGTGAAAT includes:
- a CDS encoding Dabb family protein, producing the protein MITHLVLFKFKPETTEAEIQQLAEGLGGLPQKIEEIREFRFGTDVIHSERSYDFGLVSSFDDLDALQRYQVHPEHQKVVAHVKAITSGVVAVDFEG
- a CDS encoding class II aldolase/adducin family protein translates to MIAKSQGNNEGVIKFHLDFRAGPAPEESLLLELNAWRTRFLELGLIGQDPDRYEGYGFGNLSRRLPGQRGNAFLISGTQTGHLDALQANHYATVLQCNPAKNQLQATGQIKPSSEALSHGILYQVSPNIHWVMHLHSPDIFNNCRSLGLPRTDPSAAYGTPEMASAIEALAKERQDCHSSLLVMGGHQDGILAYGGVAEATGALVIRTLNRALQEAP
- the rmuC gene encoding DNA recombination protein RmuC, which translates into the protein MSNSTGPGEITEPEATDAGSTSFSEFIMTAAPELPWLFAALTVGFFFGLLPAIMLIKTRSEAARMSGRQELSTELAILEERLAGREEQLRQQVVELAEQQNQAAKLQEEKTLLEREKVRLDTELKEEIRRSDESLKVLNDTRQEMQVQFENLANQIFAEKTKTFADQSKANLATILTPFKEKIAEFEKKVTDVYTTEGKERHSLIKEVQRLQELNQKIGEDAENLTKALKGDTKTQGTWGEIILERILEESGLRKGLEYDTQGGFRDGEGKLLKPDVIVHLPEEKDIIIDSKVSLVAYEKYMRAVTDEDRERAVKEHLISINGHLKGLESKKYDELPGVKSLDFVLMFVPIEGAFMLAIDKDSEIFRKAFDQSIMIVSPSTLLVTLRTIQNIWRYEHQNKNALEIADKAGNLYDKFVGFVADLEKIGDQIDNTRKVYDGAHNKLTSGKGNLISRAQGLIDLGVKSRKQLSASVLQDAEVGVTLVEGDEGDVES